The Methanothrix sp. genome has a segment encoding these proteins:
- a CDS encoding F0F1 ATP synthase subunit gamma, with the protein MVMHRPVEPLAAREPERLRLGAVIFGSDQGLCGSFNDQIASFAMARLKEIDPEELAVLAVGGRVVSRLLEAGLAIESQFSFSGSHPGITRIMLEVLIGIEEWRAERGFDRVLLFYNRPASGAVFAPHMDQLFPLDVKWLEELAGRKWPSRTLPTFSMDFDRLFAALVRNYLFFSLYRAFVDSLASENASRLSSMQAAERNIEDYQHRLNVQYHRQRQEAITSELLDVVTGYEALAKREEGRN; encoded by the coding sequence ATGGTAATGCATCGACCGGTCGAGCCCCTGGCCGCCAGAGAGCCTGAAAGGCTGCGCCTGGGGGCGGTGATATTCGGCTCCGATCAGGGTCTATGCGGCAGCTTCAACGATCAGATCGCCTCTTTTGCCATGGCCAGACTGAAGGAGATCGATCCTGAGGAGCTGGCAGTGCTGGCCGTGGGCGGGCGGGTGGTCTCCCGCCTCCTGGAGGCAGGGCTTGCCATAGAGTCCCAGTTCTCATTCTCTGGCAGCCATCCCGGCATCACCCGCATCATGCTGGAGGTGTTGATAGGGATTGAGGAATGGAGGGCTGAGAGAGGCTTCGATCGGGTGCTCCTGTTCTACAACCGGCCTGCATCAGGGGCAGTATTCGCCCCGCATATGGATCAGCTCTTTCCTCTGGATGTCAAATGGCTTGAGGAGCTTGCCGGGAGAAAGTGGCCGTCTCGAACCCTGCCCACCTTCTCCATGGATTTTGACCGGTTATTCGCGGCCTTGGTGAGGAATTATCTCTTCTTCTCCCTCTATCGTGCTTTCGTCGATTCCCTGGCCAGCGAGAACGCCAGCAGACTGTCGTCAATGCAGGCAGCAGAGAGGAACATCGAGGATTATCAGCATCGTCTGAATGTTCAATATCACCGGCAGCGCCAGGAGGCTATCACATCGGAGTTGCTGGATGTGGTGACAGGCTATGAGGCTTTGGCAAAGCGGGAAGAAGGCAGAAATTAA
- a CDS encoding DUF1059 domain-containing protein yields the protein MSDVEYKMFCCKDVVPTCGFEVKAKTEKELMEHIQVHAESSHGLKEIKPSTMEKVKAAIKTVTVKE from the coding sequence ATGTCCGATGTTGAATATAAGATGTTCTGCTGCAAAGATGTTGTGCCCACCTGCGGCTTTGAGGTGAAGGCAAAGACGGAGAAGGAATTGATGGAGCATATTCAGGTCCATGCTGAGAGCAGTCACGGCCTGAAGGAGATCAAGCCAAGCACCATGGAGAAGGTGAAGGCGGCAATAAAAACAGTTACGGTTAAAGAGTGA
- a CDS encoding YhcG family protein: protein MILERQEKEGWGTKVIDRLSADLREAFPDMQGLSTRNLKYMRAFAAAWPDREIVQGTLAQITWYHNIALLEKVRDPHVRLWYARRGLEEGWSRNVLAMQIESRLHDRQGKAINNFALTLPPGDSDMAAQVFKDPYLFDFLGTADPRREREVELALTDHIQRFLLELGAGFAFVGRQVHLEFADSDYYLDLLFYHLRLRCYIVIELKSVPFDPRFVGTLNMYLSAVDDQLRHSDDESSIGLLLCRKGSKIEVEYALRGFQKPMGVASWETKLVKDLPEELQRSLPSVAEIEAELSREEVGK, encoded by the coding sequence ATGATCCTTGAGCGGCAGGAAAAGGAAGGCTGGGGAACAAAAGTGATTGACCGGCTGTCTGCCGACCTGCGAGAAGCCTTCCCGGATATGCAGGGGCTTTCGACTCGTAATCTGAAATACATGCGCGCCTTTGCGGCGGCCTGGCCTGACAGGGAGATTGTGCAAGGGACGCTTGCACAAATCACCTGGTATCACAACATCGCCCTGCTGGAAAAGGTCAGAGACCCGCACGTCCGCCTGTGGTATGCGAGGAGGGGGCTGGAAGAGGGCTGGAGCCGCAATGTGCTGGCCATGCAGATCGAGAGCCGACTGCACGATCGGCAGGGAAAAGCCATTAACAATTTTGCCCTCACCCTGCCGCCCGGTGATTCCGACATGGCGGCCCAGGTGTTCAAAGATCCCTATCTTTTCGATTTCCTGGGCACAGCCGACCCGCGCCGGGAGCGGGAGGTGGAGCTGGCTCTGACGGATCACATCCAGCGCTTCCTTTTAGAACTGGGGGCCGGTTTTGCTTTTGTGGGAAGGCAGGTTCACCTGGAATTTGCAGACAGTGATTACTATCTCGACCTGCTCTTTTATCATCTGAGGCTTCGCTGCTACATCGTGATTGAACTGAAATCTGTTCCCTTTGATCCCAGATTTGTGGGCACTCTGAACATGTACCTCTCAGCAGTGGACGACCAGCTCCGCCACTCTGATGATGAATCCAGCATCGGACTCTTGCTTTGCCGCAAAGGCAGCAAGATCGAGGTCGAATACGCCCTGCGCGGCTTTCAAAAGCCCATGGGCGTGGCAAGCTGGGAAACAAAGCTCGTGAAAGACCTGCCCGAAGAGCTGCAAAGGAGTCTGCCCAGCGTTGCCGAAATCGAGGCTGAGTTGAGCCGGGAAGAGGTAGGGAAATGA
- a CDS encoding phosphoribosyltransferase — protein sequence MIPDSFPCQLISWDESYELGRRLAYEIKRSGFRPDLIVAIGRGGYVPARVVSDFLLFSLLASIKIEHWDTAACERPQASVRFPLAVDVQSQKVLIIDDVTDTGKTLRTAVDYMKELGAAEVRTGVLQHKTVSPFVPDYYAEKVAEWRWIIYPWAAHEDLVGLAERILSEEDLSTGEIGERLKGRYGLILEESTLLEVVEELVAMGKVEIRDERYRKI from the coding sequence ATGATTCCTGATAGCTTCCCCTGTCAGCTCATAAGCTGGGATGAGTCCTATGAGCTGGGCCGAAGGCTGGCCTATGAGATCAAGCGATCCGGATTTCGTCCCGATCTGATCGTGGCCATCGGCAGGGGAGGATATGTTCCGGCGAGGGTGGTCTCGGACTTTCTTCTCTTCTCCCTCCTGGCCAGCATCAAGATAGAGCACTGGGATACTGCTGCCTGTGAGAGGCCCCAGGCATCTGTCCGCTTCCCGCTGGCGGTTGATGTACAGAGTCAGAAGGTGCTGATAATAGATGACGTCACAGACACTGGAAAGACCCTGAGGACGGCTGTAGACTATATGAAAGAACTGGGCGCAGCAGAGGTCAGAACAGGAGTCTTGCAGCACAAGACCGTCTCCCCCTTTGTGCCGGACTATTATGCGGAGAAGGTGGCTGAATGGAGGTGGATAATCTATCCCTGGGCGGCTCATGAGGATCTGGTGGGCCTGGCAGAGAGGATTCTCTCGGAGGAGGATCTGAGCACGGGAGAGATCGGTGAGCGGCTGAAGGGGCGGTATGGCCTGATTTTGGAGGAGAGCACTCTTTTAGAGGTGGTGGAGGAACTGGTAGCTATGGGAAAGGTAGAGATCCGGGACGA
- a CDS encoding F0F1 ATP synthase subunit C has product MTVDIASIDTIGMASIVVSGLTMAIGSIGPSIGEGWALSKALLAIAQQPDEANNITRTLFVGLAMVESIAIYCFVISIILIFANPFWGYVAK; this is encoded by the coding sequence ATGACTGTCGATATTGCGAGCATTGATACCATAGGCATGGCATCCATAGTTGTGAGCGGGCTGACCATGGCCATAGGCTCGATTGGCCCTTCCATTGGAGAGGGCTGGGCGCTATCAAAGGCTCTGCTGGCCATAGCTCAGCAGCCGGACGAGGCCAATAACATAACCCGAACCCTCTTCGTCGGCCTGGCCATGGTGGAGTCCATCGCTATCTACTGCTTTGTGATCTCCATTATCCTCATCTTTGCCAATCCCTTCTGGGGATATGTAGCAAAATAG
- a CDS encoding AsnC family transcriptional regulator gives MEMEEEMEEIDLRLLSLVQEGFPLTSRPFRDLGEVLGLGEREVIERLDALQERGLVRRIGPILDMRRLGRSGILAALKVSRDEADELAEIVNQYQEISHNYLRPNESGYNMWFTVSATEERIQEVLAEIRRSTGRRMLVLPTGRIFKIGVKFDIMDEEEE, from the coding sequence ATGGAGATGGAGGAGGAGATGGAGGAGATAGACCTCCGGCTGCTCTCTTTGGTTCAGGAGGGATTTCCCCTGACCTCCAGGCCATTCCGGGATCTGGGCGAGGTTCTGGGCCTGGGGGAGAGGGAGGTCATAGAAAGGCTGGACGCTCTGCAAGAGAGGGGGCTGGTGAGGAGGATCGGCCCCATCCTCGACATGCGCCGGCTGGGGCGGAGCGGGATCCTGGCTGCCCTGAAGGTCTCCAGGGATGAGGCAGATGAACTGGCCGAGATCGTTAATCAGTATCAAGAGATCTCTCATAACTACCTGCGGCCAAATGAGAGCGGCTATAATATGTGGTTTACTGTCTCGGCCACAGAGGAGCGCATTCAAGAGGTGCTGGCTGAGATCCGAAGAAGCACTGGTCGAAGGATGCTCGTTCTCCCCACGGGCAGGATATTTAAGATCGGAGTCAAATTCGATATAATGGACGAGGAGGAAGAATAA
- the asd gene encoding aspartate-semialdehyde dehydrogenase has translation MAKIKAGVLGATGAVGQRFIERLQDHPWFELTSLAASKRSAGKRYKDAARWRLESELPGDIGEMTVVNVDPREVDADIVFSALPSADAMSVEPAFAAAGCAVASNTSSYRMMDDVPLLIPECNHEHLDLIKVQREKRGWEGYITTNPNCTTIMFTLALKPLMKFGIEMVHVATMQAVSGAGYEGVPSMAILGNIIPYIGGEEEKCETEPQKILGHFNGERIIHADFAISASCHRVPVMDGHTEALWVRMRDNPTPEEVKKAMLEFNPDLGDLPTLPKKALIVNDEPDRPQPRLDRGRGNGMSVSVGRIRPGIRFICMGHNTVRGAAGASILNAELLVKKGLL, from the coding sequence ATGGCCAAGATCAAAGCAGGCGTCTTAGGTGCCACCGGTGCTGTGGGACAGCGTTTCATTGAGAGACTGCAGGATCATCCCTGGTTTGAGCTCACCAGCCTTGCCGCATCGAAGAGGAGCGCGGGAAAGAGGTACAAGGATGCGGCCAGGTGGCGGCTGGAGAGCGAGCTTCCCGGTGACATCGGCGAGATGACAGTGGTCAATGTCGATCCCAGAGAGGTCGATGCCGATATAGTCTTCTCCGCCCTTCCTTCTGCTGATGCTATGTCAGTGGAGCCTGCCTTTGCTGCTGCCGGCTGTGCTGTGGCCAGCAATACCAGCTCTTATCGCATGATGGATGATGTCCCCCTGCTCATACCGGAGTGCAATCACGAGCACCTGGATCTGATCAAGGTGCAGAGGGAGAAGAGGGGCTGGGAGGGATACATCACCACCAATCCCAACTGCACAACCATAATGTTCACCCTGGCCCTGAAGCCCCTGATGAAGTTCGGAATAGAGATGGTGCACGTGGCCACTATGCAGGCGGTGAGCGGAGCAGGCTATGAGGGCGTGCCCTCCATGGCGATTCTGGGAAATATCATTCCCTATATCGGCGGGGAGGAGGAGAAGTGTGAGACTGAGCCCCAGAAGATCCTGGGCCACTTCAATGGGGAGAGGATCATCCATGCCGACTTTGCCATAAGTGCAAGCTGCCACCGGGTCCCTGTGATGGACGGCCACACTGAGGCCCTATGGGTGAGGATGAGGGACAATCCCACGCCAGAAGAGGTGAAAAAGGCCATGCTGGAATTCAATCCTGATCTAGGGGATCTGCCCACCCTGCCCAAGAAGGCGCTAATAGTCAATGACGAGCCAGATCGACCCCAGCCCAGGCTGGATCGTGGCAGGGGCAATGGGATGTCGGTCTCTGTAGGGAGGATCAGGCCGGGAATCAGGTTCATCTGCATGGGCCACAATACAGTGCGCGGAGCGGCGGGGGCGAGCATCCTCAATGCCGAGCTGCTGGTGAAGAAGGGACTGCTCTAG
- a CDS encoding radical SAM/SPASM domain-containing protein produces MLIIAWELTAACNLSCQYCRASASPEPDRGELGTDEAMRFVESIAPLQPMLILSGGEPLLRPDLFEIIRHAVSLGIRVSLASNGTLITPELAQMIAASGVSRVSISLDGAGAAEHDLVRGQGSFERSMRGIENLRGLVDFQINFTVSRKSQSGITEIFDLAESLGAAALHFFFLVPTGRGREEEVVSPERQEEILHQIEREIDRRTLEVQVTCAPQYARLKKPGRGRGSGGCLAGRRFVFLSRQGDVYPCGYLPLKVGSIKEKNFIEIWESSPQLQALREGRLKGRCGRCDYSRSCGGCRARAYALTGDYLQSDPSCRLEA; encoded by the coding sequence ATGCTGATAATAGCATGGGAACTGACTGCTGCCTGCAACCTCTCCTGTCAGTACTGCCGCGCCTCTGCCTCCCCTGAGCCGGACAGAGGGGAGCTGGGGACAGACGAGGCTATGAGGTTTGTGGAGAGCATTGCGCCGCTTCAGCCGATGCTCATCCTCAGCGGCGGGGAGCCCTTGCTGCGCCCTGACCTCTTTGAGATCATCAGGCATGCCGTATCACTGGGCATTCGGGTCTCATTGGCCAGCAACGGGACACTGATCACCCCGGAGCTGGCCCAGATGATTGCTGCTTCTGGTGTATCGCGGGTGAGCATCAGCCTCGATGGGGCGGGGGCGGCAGAGCATGACCTCGTCCGCGGCCAGGGGAGCTTCGAGAGATCGATGAGGGGGATAGAGAACCTCCGCGGCCTGGTGGACTTCCAGATCAACTTCACTGTCAGCCGGAAGAGTCAGTCCGGGATCACAGAGATCTTCGATCTGGCGGAGAGCCTGGGGGCAGCAGCCCTTCACTTCTTCTTTCTGGTTCCGACCGGCCGGGGAAGGGAGGAGGAGGTGGTATCCCCAGAGCGGCAGGAGGAGATTCTCCATCAGATCGAAAGAGAGATCGATCGAAGGACTCTGGAGGTGCAGGTCACCTGCGCACCCCAGTATGCCCGCCTGAAAAAGCCAGGCCGTGGCCGGGGAAGCGGCGGCTGTCTGGCCGGGAGGAGGTTTGTCTTCCTCTCCCGCCAGGGTGATGTCTATCCCTGTGGCTATCTGCCCCTCAAGGTGGGGAGCATAAAGGAAAAGAATTTTATAGAGATATGGGAGAGTTCACCCCAGCTTCAAGCTCTGCGTGAGGGAAGGCTGAAGGGAAGATGCGGCCGGTGCGACTACTCCCGGAGCTGTGGCGGCTGCCGGGCACGGGCCTATGCCCTGACCGGGGATTACCTGCAGTCCGATCCCTCCTGCCGCCTGGAGGCTTAA
- a CDS encoding DapH/DapD/GlmU-related protein, which yields MDNTVDGGTNMLKANCKTSWNCTEIMPQIHSSSYVDESATIIGDVRIGKDVYVAPSVSLRADEASPIIIGDECNIQDSAVFHGLKGSSIELGDSVSIAHGAVVHGPIKMGDECFVGFNSVVHASTLGKGCFVGHLAAVIGVTLAEGSFVPHGRVIDTQEKADALGPVPEGLKGFNEEVVEVNCEFAKSYGIQRKACAGR from the coding sequence ATGGATAATACTGTGGATGGTGGTACTAATATGCTCAAGGCCAACTGTAAGACCTCATGGAACTGCACTGAGATCATGCCCCAGATCCATTCCTCATCCTATGTGGACGAATCGGCCACAATCATAGGCGATGTGCGCATTGGCAAGGATGTCTATGTAGCCCCCTCTGTCTCCCTGCGGGCGGATGAGGCCAGTCCCATTATCATCGGCGATGAGTGCAACATCCAGGATAGCGCCGTCTTTCACGGCCTCAAGGGAAGCTCCATCGAGCTGGGTGATAGTGTCTCCATCGCCCATGGAGCAGTCGTTCACGGCCCCATAAAGATGGGGGACGAGTGCTTTGTGGGCTTCAACTCCGTGGTTCATGCCTCCACCCTGGGCAAGGGATGCTTCGTCGGCCATCTGGCAGCAGTCATAGGCGTCACTTTGGCAGAGGGAAGCTTCGTGCCCCATGGAAGAGTCATCGATACCCAGGAGAAGGCGGATGCTCTGGGCCCTGTGCCTGAGGGGCTCAAAGGCTTCAATGAGGAGGTGGTAGAGGTCAACTGCGAGTTTGCCAAGAGTTACGGCATTCAAAGGAAGGCCTGCGCAGGGCGGTGA
- a CDS encoding alternate F1F0 ATPase, F1 subunit alpha: protein MKKAGPDDLDRAVGRAIDAVDQTLHEQRPILQLEELGTITFVGNGIARIRGLRHARSEELLILPDNKLAIAFNLDPDEVAAIMLDKSDNIKAGEEVRKTGRVMDVPVGEELLGRVVDAMGRPLDEGQPIHGKERRPIEREAPAIMDRAAVNTPLQTGILAVDAMIPIGRGQRELILGDRQIGKTAIALDTMINQIDKGILCVYCAIGQQRSALSRVISDLRDNGAMDHCIIVVATGEDPPGHNFIAPYAATSMAEYFMEKGRDVLIVYDDLTRHARSYRELSLLLRRPPGREAFPGDIFYIHSRLLERSTHLQTGGSLTALPIVETEAQDISAYIPTNLISITDGQIYLSPELFAEGILPAIDIGRSVSRVGGKSQLPAYHEVAGDLRLSYSQFEELEAFARFGARSDEVTRKTLEHGRRIRETLKQPQYEPMPAAEQVAVLLAATSGILDSVPLEEIAESKRAIQKAFSERLPELGRRILAAERLNPGDREAILEVCKDVLKK, encoded by the coding sequence ATGAAGAAAGCCGGACCCGATGACCTTGATCGGGCTGTTGGCCGGGCTATTGATGCCGTCGATCAGACTCTTCATGAACAGCGGCCAATTCTGCAGCTCGAGGAGCTGGGGACCATAACCTTTGTGGGCAATGGCATCGCCCGCATCAGAGGCTTGAGGCATGCGAGGTCAGAGGAACTGCTCATCCTTCCAGACAATAAATTGGCCATCGCCTTCAATCTGGATCCGGACGAGGTAGCGGCAATCATGCTGGATAAGAGCGATAACATCAAGGCTGGGGAGGAGGTGCGAAAAACAGGAAGGGTCATGGATGTGCCCGTGGGTGAGGAGCTGCTGGGCAGGGTGGTGGATGCTATGGGCCGGCCGCTGGATGAGGGGCAGCCCATTCATGGCAAAGAGCGGCGGCCCATCGAGAGGGAGGCTCCGGCCATAATGGACCGGGCTGCAGTCAATACCCCCCTTCAGACCGGAATCCTGGCGGTGGATGCCATGATCCCCATCGGCAGAGGTCAAAGGGAGCTGATCCTGGGCGACAGGCAGATCGGAAAGACGGCCATCGCCCTGGACACCATGATCAACCAGATCGATAAAGGGATCCTGTGCGTCTATTGTGCCATTGGCCAGCAGAGGTCTGCTCTGTCCAGGGTTATCTCCGATCTGCGAGATAATGGGGCCATGGATCACTGCATCATCGTTGTGGCCACCGGCGAGGATCCGCCGGGCCACAATTTCATTGCTCCCTATGCCGCCACCAGCATGGCTGAGTACTTCATGGAGAAGGGGCGGGACGTCTTGATCGTCTACGATGATCTGACCCGTCACGCCCGCTCCTATCGTGAGCTCTCGCTGCTGCTGCGCCGGCCCCCGGGCAGGGAGGCCTTTCCCGGGGACATATTCTACATCCACTCTCGCCTATTGGAGCGGTCCACCCATCTGCAGACCGGTGGCTCTTTGACTGCTCTGCCCATAGTGGAGACTGAGGCTCAGGACATCTCCGCCTATATACCCACCAACCTCATCTCCATCACCGACGGCCAGATCTATCTATCTCCAGAGCTTTTTGCAGAGGGCATCTTGCCAGCCATCGATATAGGGAGATCGGTATCCCGGGTGGGTGGAAAGAGCCAGCTCCCCGCTTACCATGAGGTGGCAGGAGACCTCCGCCTCTCCTATTCCCAGTTCGAGGAGCTGGAGGCCTTTGCCAGGTTCGGAGCGAGGAGCGATGAGGTGACCAGAAAGACCCTGGAGCATGGAAGACGGATCCGGGAGACCCTCAAGCAGCCTCAGTATGAGCCCATGCCGGCTGCAGAGCAGGTGGCTGTGCTCCTGGCCGCCACCTCCGGCATTCTGGACAGCGTGCCGCTGGAAGAGATAGCAGAGAGCAAGAGGGCGATTCAGAAGGCTTTTTCAGAACGGCTACCTGAGCTGGGACGGCGCATCTTGGCAGCAGAGAGGCTCAATCCCGGGGATCGAGAGGCGATTCTTGAAGTGTGCAAAGATGTCCTGAAGAAATAG
- a CDS encoding OFA family MFS transporter, whose amino-acid sequence MANDVKIFGMPPESGRWILVVVGILIQLCLGAIYAYGVIRVPLQNHFTDVLGLQVTAMDMTWPFIVFLLLFALTMPLAGPYIQKMGPKKVCTVGGALVGIGWIAASFSSSPLILAVLYGIIGGVGVGIAYGCPIAVSAQWFPDKRGLAVGLTVLGFGFSAALIAPISDLLVADYGGVMSALKIFGIAFFIITVVLSQMLKVPPAGWCPAGWTAPAPKPGATATVDFMRSEMQRNPSFYGLWLCYTIGSLAGLTAIGIAKPVGLEVAAGAGMAAVAAGALMTSLTLPFALCNGLGRPIFGTLTDKLTPRNTAMVTYVLIIIACLLLYTNYTSVLMYTIAFALLWGCLGGWLAIAPTATASYFGMKDYAKNYGLVFTAYGIGAVIGGIVSAQAKDIMGGYQPFFLIVAGLAVLGIIVAFVLMKPPVKG is encoded by the coding sequence ATGGCAAATGATGTGAAGATATTTGGAATGCCGCCTGAATCAGGAAGATGGATCCTGGTTGTTGTGGGCATATTGATCCAGCTCTGTCTGGGTGCCATTTATGCGTATGGTGTTATAAGAGTCCCATTGCAGAATCATTTCACCGATGTCCTTGGATTGCAGGTCACAGCAATGGATATGACCTGGCCATTCATCGTCTTCTTATTATTATTCGCGCTGACTATGCCTTTAGCAGGCCCCTACATTCAGAAGATGGGCCCTAAGAAGGTCTGCACAGTTGGTGGAGCACTTGTGGGGATAGGCTGGATCGCCGCCTCATTCTCCTCCTCACCGCTGATATTGGCTGTTTTGTATGGTATCATTGGTGGTGTTGGAGTCGGGATCGCCTACGGCTGTCCCATTGCCGTCTCAGCGCAGTGGTTCCCTGATAAGCGTGGATTGGCGGTGGGATTGACGGTATTGGGCTTTGGATTCTCTGCTGCCCTGATCGCACCGATAAGCGATCTCTTGGTCGCAGATTATGGTGGGGTTATGAGCGCCTTGAAGATCTTCGGCATAGCATTCTTCATAATCACTGTGGTGCTCTCCCAGATGCTGAAGGTCCCTCCGGCGGGATGGTGCCCGGCTGGCTGGACAGCCCCCGCGCCAAAGCCTGGGGCGACAGCAACAGTTGACTTCATGCGCAGCGAGATGCAGAGGAACCCATCCTTCTATGGCCTGTGGTTGTGTTACACCATCGGCTCCCTTGCCGGCCTCACCGCCATAGGAATCGCCAAGCCAGTGGGGCTTGAGGTGGCGGCGGGTGCGGGCATGGCAGCTGTAGCGGCAGGAGCCCTGATGACCAGCCTGACCCTTCCCTTCGCTCTATGCAACGGCCTGGGCAGGCCCATCTTCGGCACACTCACCGACAAGCTGACGCCCAGAAATACAGCGATGGTAACCTATGTGCTCATCATCATTGCATGCCTGTTGCTCTATACAAATTATACCTCAGTCTTGATGTATACCATCGCCTTTGCCCTCCTCTGGGGATGCCTCGGCGGCTGGCTGGCCATCGCTCCTACGGCTACGGCGAGCTACTTCGGGATGAAGGATTACGCCAAAAACTATGGACTGGTATTCACTGCTTATGGTATTGGAGCAGTGATAGGTGGCATAGTCTCGGCCCAGGCCAAGGATATCATGGGAGGGTATCAGCCATTCTTCTTGATTGTGGCAGGGCTGGCGGTGTTGGGCATAATAGTCGCCTTTGTGCTGATGAAGCCACCGGTTAAGGGATAG
- a CDS encoding MBL fold metallo-hydrolase, whose product MEEGMKSVGGIEPLRRINSRGNFAPHLSIRFDSHLFSIDTSRAPKACTQPDAYLITHAHSDHHGKSAMNSPRAVASVQTARALEIRYEREYMGRTFEVGESIMVGEVRVDTHPTGHTIGSSAFSWQTENGERVLVTGDVKDYQQLPRCDYLVTEANYGDPYDPSCIFEDDLAGFYEALEEGASFGAYAFGKAQRAVALMRAMGYKDEIGMDEKSLVLTQELMGDLAGPLTPVNGSGFNVVTPWSLHQVPGRKKYFLTGRRDSSYPTIQLSDHLDFRGLMRMIEHVSPREVLVYHPASERAGLLAHHLQQCGLETTCLELIERFMQ is encoded by the coding sequence ATGGAGGAGGGAATGAAATCCGTGGGCGGCATTGAACCGCTGAGAAGGATCAACAGCCGTGGCAACTTTGCTCCTCATCTCTCCATTCGTTTCGACTCTCACCTCTTCTCCATTGATACCAGCCGTGCCCCCAAGGCCTGCACCCAGCCGGATGCTTATCTGATCACCCATGCCCATAGCGATCACCATGGCAAGTCGGCCATGAACTCCCCCCGGGCGGTGGCATCAGTCCAGACCGCCCGCGCCCTGGAGATCCGATATGAGCGGGAGTACATGGGCCGCACCTTTGAGGTGGGGGAGAGCATCATGGTGGGGGAGGTCAGGGTTGACACCCATCCCACCGGCCATACCATAGGCTCATCTGCCTTCTCCTGGCAGACGGAGAACGGGGAGAGGGTGCTGGTCACCGGGGATGTGAAGGACTACCAGCAGTTGCCCCGTTGCGATTATCTGGTCACAGAGGCCAATTATGGCGATCCTTATGATCCCTCCTGCATCTTCGAGGATGATCTGGCCGGATTCTATGAGGCTCTGGAGGAGGGGGCAAGCTTCGGGGCCTATGCCTTTGGCAAAGCGCAGAGGGCAGTGGCTCTGATGAGGGCGATGGGCTATAAGGATGAGATCGGCATGGATGAGAAGAGCCTGGTTCTGACCCAGGAGCTGATGGGGGATTTGGCCGGCCCCCTGACTCCAGTCAACGGCAGCGGCTTCAATGTGGTCACCCCCTGGAGCCTTCACCAGGTGCCGGGAAGAAAAAAATATTTCCTGACCGGGCGGCGTGATAGCTCATACCCCACCATCCAGCTGAGCGATCACCTGGACTTTCGGGGGCTGATGAGGATGATCGAGCACGTATCACCCCGAGAGGTTCTGGTCTACCATCCAGCCAGCGAGAGGGCAGGCCTCCTGGCCCATCACCTTCAGCAGTGCGGCCTGGAGACGACGTGCTTGGAGCTGATCGAGAGGTTTATGCAGTAA
- a CDS encoding co-chaperone YbbN, translating to MAKPILMDFYADWCGPCRQQGPIFEALAEKMKDVAEFKKINVDREGDLAMEKGIFVVPTLILEKDGVEIKRWMGLASEKELADAINEALG from the coding sequence ATGGCAAAGCCGATACTGATGGACTTTTATGCTGACTGGTGCGGGCCGTGCAGGCAGCAGGGCCCGATCTTTGAGGCACTGGCTGAGAAGATGAAGGATGTGGCTGAGTTCAAGAAGATCAATGTCGACCGGGAGGGAGATCTGGCCATGGAGAAGGGCATATTTGTGGTGCCCACATTGATACTGGAAAAGGACGGCGTGGAGATCAAGAGGTGGATGGGGCTCGCCTCTGAGAAGGAACTGGCTGATGCCATCAATGAGGCTCTTGGCTGA